The Brassica napus cultivar Da-Ae chromosome C7, Da-Ae, whole genome shotgun sequence genomic interval acaacatatgcaaaaaacaatcataaaactataataaaattatttattattttatagtttttattaaattaaaacatcacaCAAAACCCGTTGCGTTGCAACGGGCTCGTATCTTGTATGAAATAAAACATGATGAACCTCTAGTGAGAAGGAATGTTTCCTTTTTAGTTTAACCAGAACCCAGTTCATGATATGAGCATCGAAATTTAATAAACAAGATGAATACAGAGATTTAGCACGTTGAAAACAGCGATTTAGAGGTCACACGCAAGCCTGAATCTGAAAACAATATATCATTAACCCTTAAAGTTATTTCCCAAATTATTCCATTAACAGAGATACGATCATAGTAGTTCCTAATTTAGAACTCACTCCAAAACCATGGAGAGTCTGACATTAAAACCATCAGTCCatcacagacacacacacataaTCTAAACAGGAAAAAGTTAAAAGACTCTTATGGTTCCATTTTATTAAGTTAACTTCACCCTACCTAGAATCATTTTACTTTCTTTATCGGATATCAATATAATaatagtaaaattaaaaataatcaatcatCATCTGAGAATCTGTGCATTGCCCACCATCTGATGAGTCCCCATTGCTCCACAACCTTTCATAATcactccaccaccaccacttaCCGCTGCCGTCATTCCACCGCCGCTAGTATCCACCGCTTGTTGCTCCAGCGTCTGCACTTGCTTCTTTAGAAACTTCACATAATGAATAGCTTCGTCGAGCATCGAAGCTGTATCCATCTTGGTCCCACCAGGAACAAGACGTTGCAAAATCCGAATCCTCTCGCTTATCCTCTCCCTTCGGTGACGAGCAGCCACACTCTGTGGATCTTTAGAGATTCTGACGTTCCTCCTCTTAGGTGGCTTTACGGCCTGGGGGTCGATATGTATCGGTTGCATCACGGCAATTCGATAGATCATCTCTCGCATCGCTTCCATGTTCGTGCTATTGGTGTTGCTACTAGTGCTTCTTTTTTCGTGCAAAACGGAAGAGTAAATTGTGttgggagagagagaagaagggtTAGTGAGTAATCCGGGTTCGGGAGTCATTGAGTCAGAGTGGTTATGGTTTGAGTTGAGCAGAAAAGGGTTAGTGTTGTTGTTGTGATCGATGAGAGAGGGATTTGTGTTACAAAACTCAGGAAGCTTCTCTATTTGTTGCATCATCATGTTCATTATGTCAGAGTCCATAGAGAAGCTGTTGAAATCGGTATGGAGAGAAACCGAGAAAAGcttacaaaaatgaaaatttgggatttttttagATGATTGGTATTAGCCTAATTGGTATGCGTGAGAAATGGCAATGGTACTACTGCCCAATCAGAACTCAAGTAATATTTCAAGAAGTGGAAGGACTTATATAGCAACTTGTGGCCCATCCCCTTCTTTAACTTAtacaacatatttataaatctaaggAAATTCTTCATTTTTAACTCTGTTTATACATGTATATGATGtacatattaaattaaatattcaaatttgtCTTCTTATCTTAGTGCAAATTCCAAATTCCAACATGCATTCAACCGAACTTACTGATGTGAAGAAGGGTTTTATAAACCTATGAACACGGTcaggatctttttttttttgctaaccgagtATCCTGGTCCCACCGAAATGGTCCAGAtagagaccgaagtgagcatggacgctgccagggcgtcaccatgtggctcaccgtgtaacggtcttcggtctcaGGTGCTGCAGCCCACATGTAAATTCCGCAGTGGCCAAGACTCGAACCCAGGGACGGGTACTCCAGCTGGAGCTcctataccactagaccaaagcaaCTTGGTTACGGTCAGGATCCTAATTAACcacagagaaaaaaatcaatattattGCTTCAACCATCGTTTATTTTTGCATACCGTGTTATGTATATAAGAGGAGTACGCATGTAACAACTAGCAAGGGAACGAATATATTAATATGGTGGATTTGATTCCTTATCGTTAAACTTGATCATCTAAATAATACTATagttcccaaatattttgtaaaataaatcattatGCATTTATCAACAAGCTATTAggtcaaaaatatagttttcgGTTGGTAAGAGTCTATGGAAAAGCGTGAGTACATCAGTACATGTAGGAGTTACTATAAGTAGGTAATTATCGTGTAACTTGTCTTGCATGGACCAAAAAGGAAAAGGCAAAGAAAGTAATActagtaacttttttttttttggaacacaagTAATACTAGTAACTAATAGAAGATCGTTACATTTTTTAGCCGTCGATCCTCGCCACATGATTGACTATAAGATCTTAGATCTCAGATTGACCGTCAGGATCATGTTTCTTCATACACGTGTTCTACATCCACTGGCTTTGTTTACGTGACAAATTAATTAAACGAGGTGCATGAACCACTCCCACCACCACCAGCATAACCAACGGGAATTCCATTCTCGACCATTATCAATTTATCATTAATTCATTATACATTTACACCATTCTCCCTTTTTATCTCTATATTTGTGTGTGTGAAAGAGTCATTGATTCTTATGATCATCCACTGATGTCGATGTattaagtattaaaaataacatgTTCTATGATTCAAGAAAAATGatattccctccgtttttttatacgttttaaaattgtgcacatagattaaaacacatttaattttctaaacaaaaacatcattaattgtttacctaaccacaatttaattaataataaaatagaaactataatatcatTGGTCATCTAGAAATTAAAAATGCCAAACAATTTGGAATAAAAAAATTCCTCTAAAacgtaaaatataaaaaaacggagggactagctggtaaaaaaaaacaatactagAGAGAGTATTATCATTTATTATCATTTCGTTATACAATACCCTCACATCCACAAGGGATATGTCAGAATCCAGGGAGCAATATTTTATCTTTGTAAAGTTTGCTGGTAAAATTAATACATTCATACTTGCGAAGAAAATGGTTGATGATTAATCGGAGCGCAATTGACATCGATCTTTAGCGTATGGCACGCTCCTCAAAGCTGATCAGAGAACgacttaaattattttttaactttattttatcCTTTCTTTCTCTTAAGAAACGCATATTGGATGCTTTTGTTGGTTAACCGCAGTGAGTTTTTCTTCTCGCAtacttttcaattaatttatatgaaaattgtcaaccctttgtttctgtttttcttcAGCAAATTGCTTCTTTAACCAAATAATTCTAGTTATGATAAAATCGAAAATAAAGAATCATCGTCTGGTGCAACTGACAAGCCGATATCATTCCCAGCAAGGAgggaagaaaataaattaaaacttcGAAAACCGCAATATTAGCAATTTTAGAGTATTTCTAATTCATTGGTATTTTTACCTCTATAATAGTCCTCCTGTTTCAAAACACATGAAGTTTTATGAAGGAACACAACTATTACGAAACttgttttttaatctaaaaaatattattaaaatataaattaaaaattatttaactaatCACAAGATAAACTACAAAATATGATTGATTACActgtttttgataaagttaaaaaatatattgaaatataaaacatcatctattttgaaacttcaaaaactctctaaaacatcatatattttgaaatgaagGGAGTAGCATTTAAGTgtgggttattggttgttgtattttaatggatttgaaaattcgaactaaatctagtgttattgattctatgatttaaaaatctgcatattttacttggatttataaatactacatgaatttctaaatcaatcaaaataaataaaccaataacacctcttAAAGGTGAAACTACTCTAATCCACCTTTATTTCTTAGCATTCTTCTATTTTCTGctctatatttaaaaattgttattttagaAAGATAGATTATAGCATATTCCATctataaatagattttttttctattttagaggtaaaaatagcaaaatacattggagaaagtcttttatttttcatatatgttttatcCTCTAgggtaggcctgggcattttacccggacccga includes:
- the LOC106394956 gene encoding transcription factor HEC1; translation: MDSDIMNMMMQQIEKLPEFCNTNPSLIDHNNNTNPFLLNSNHNHSDSMTPEPGLLTNPSSLSPNTIYSSVLHEKRSTSSNTNSTNMEAMREMIYRIAVMQPIHIDPQAVKPPKRRNVRISKDPQSVAARHRRERISERIRILQRLVPGGTKMDTASMLDEAIHYVKFLKKQVQTLEQQAVDTSGGGMTAAVSGGGGVIMKGCGAMGTHQMVGNAQILR